A genomic window from Denticeps clupeoides chromosome 11, fDenClu1.1, whole genome shotgun sequence includes:
- the hps4 gene encoding BLOC-3 complex member HPS4 isoform X1, which translates to MAGSPARVDSRRFNYFLLYDGSKVKEEGDPTRAGICYFYPEETPLEQQELLCGQLAGVSRCVAELSTSPVRLLRLRRSKFAVRMREQFLWALSSSVDVPDVSICEFLDQLISLFCFYNGPVRQSYQLHSRADLSAHWAKYLSHLQGGSTELHHIFSCLQTIDATKIDPLLLLKAALILQACQRCPLVLAGCILYRGRIVSTQMPPSLTLKVMVHETETYNQEHRPPANERSTFSTGGQSSTMTTPVFLNPSEVQALHCPPVNRTCRSHCSPQPDPRARKSRLLSRTLSDTPFSEQDLTNSSPSASCQTMPCSHRSSLSDESCFSPSPGSSQDSAHFAATHQSEDSSHADSESHDYKLSNGITLSEVNGDSKEAVFGDKEETMIKTIIGSVEEGNSLTNGHHLTLEDEKDQNHEDHERHLHRPVKEERLDVGRRVLGDSPEKMWREENRTCGEEIDSELLPMVLYEHRVRALVLALLVEPQFPTDRTAPEEVYHSSLASLNGLEVHLRTSSSGAPGPPGPYSFAHYDCIQNTLTTNLSGRLPGPQDRSFVRATALLHSHFSHTYSAQEAIIRSAGAAVYGTRSAAQETFFLQHAATARNSGIPNPLDSAFALPNKARHRLLKHGVNLL; encoded by the exons ATGGCTGGAAGTCCGGCTCGTGTGGACAGTAGGCG TTTTAATTACTTCCTCCTTTATGacgggtcaaaggtcaaggaaGAAGGGGACCCAACCAGAGCTGGGATATGCTACTTTTATCCTGAAGAG acccccctggagcagcaggagctgCTGTGTGGTCAGCTGGCAGGCGTGAGCCGCTGTGTGGCCGAGCTCTCCACCTCCCCGGTGCGCCTCCTCCGACTGCGCAGGAGCAAGTTCGCCGTCCGAATGAGGGAGCAGTTCCTCTGG GCCCTGAGCAGTTCTGTGGATGTCCCTGACGTTAGCATCTGCGAGTTTCTGGATCAGCTGATTAGCCTCTTCTGCTTCTACAATGGCCCTGTTCGCCAGAGCTACCAG CTCCACAGTCGGGCCGATCTGTCAGCACATTGGGCCAAGTACCTCTCCCACCTGCAGGGCGGCTCCACCGAGCTCCATCACATTTTCAGCTGCCTGCAGACCATTGATGCCACAAAA ATTGAtcccctgctgctgctgaaagcAGCTCTGATTCTGCAGGCGTGCCAGCGGTGCCCGCTGGTTTTGGCTGGGTGTATACTCTACAGGGGCAG GATTGTGAGCACACAGATGCCACCCAGCTTAACGTTAAAGGTGATGGTTCACGAGACTGAAACGTACAACCAG GAGCACAGGCCCCCAGCTAATGAGAGGAGCACTTTCAGCACTGGAGGCCAGTCAAGCACCATGACCACACCAGTGTTCCTCAACCCTTCTGAAGTCCAGGCATTGCATTGTCCTCCAGTGAACAGGACGTGCAG GTCTCACTGTTCTCCTCAACCTGACCCTCGAGCGCGCAAGTCACGTCTTCTGTCACGTACTCTCTCCGACACTCCGTTCAGCGAACAAGACCTGACTAACTCCAGCCCATCTGCATCATGCCAGACCATGCCCTGCTCTCATCGCTCCTCCCTCTCTGACGAATCCTGCTTCAGCCCCTCCCCAGGGTCGTCCCAGGACAGTGCCCACTTTGCTGCCACCCACCAATCAGAGGACAGCAGTCATGCTGACTCAGAGTCACATGATTATAAGCTTTCCAATGGAATCACACTGTCTGAGGTGAATGGAGATAGCAAGGAAGCTGTTTTTGGTGATAAAGAGGAGACCATGATAAAGACCATAATTGGAAGTGTGGAGGAGGGCAACAGTCTCACCAACGGGCATCACCTTACACTGGAAGATGAGAAGGACCAGAACCATGAAGATCACGAACGACACCTGCACAGACCTGTGAAGGAGGAGAGGCTGGATGTGGGACGGAGGGTGTTGGGAGACAGTCCAGAGAAGATGTggagagaggagaacaggaCCTGCGGAGAGGAGATAGATTCCGAGCTGCTTCCCATGGTTTTGTACGAACACCGTGTTAGAGCACTGGTCCTGGCTCTGCTGGTGGAGCCACAGTTTCCCACTGATCGCACTGCCCCTGAGGAGGTG taTCACAGTAGTCTGGCATCTCTGAACGGACTGGAGGTCCACTTGAGGACCAGCTCTTCCGGAGCGCCGGGTCCTCCAGGGCCCTATAGCTTTGCCCATTATGACTGCATACAGAACACCCTCACca CTAATCTCAGTGGACGATTGCCAGGACCTCAAGATCGCTCATTTGTCAGAGCCACAGCATTGCTCCATTCTCACTTCTCTCACACATACTCGGCACAGGAGGCAATCATcag GAGTGCGGGAGCAGCTGTGTACGGCACCCGCAGTGCTGCCCAAGAGACCTTCTTCCTCCAGCATGCGGCGACCGCGCGGAACTCCGGCATTCCCAACCCCCTGGACAGCGCCTTCGCCCTGCCCAATAAAGCCCGGCACCGACTCCTCAAGCACGGGGTCAACCTGCTCTGA
- the hps4 gene encoding BLOC-3 complex member HPS4 isoform X2, with the protein MREQFLWALSSSVDVPDVSICEFLDQLISLFCFYNGPVRQSYQLHSRADLSAHWAKYLSHLQGGSTELHHIFSCLQTIDATKIDPLLLLKAALILQACQRCPLVLAGCILYRGRIVSTQMPPSLTLKVMVHETETYNQEHRPPANERSTFSTGGQSSTMTTPVFLNPSEVQALHCPPVNRTCRSHCSPQPDPRARKSRLLSRTLSDTPFSEQDLTNSSPSASCQTMPCSHRSSLSDESCFSPSPGSSQDSAHFAATHQSEDSSHADSESHDYKLSNGITLSEVNGDSKEAVFGDKEETMIKTIIGSVEEGNSLTNGHHLTLEDEKDQNHEDHERHLHRPVKEERLDVGRRVLGDSPEKMWREENRTCGEEIDSELLPMVLYEHRVRALVLALLVEPQFPTDRTAPEEVYHSSLASLNGLEVHLRTSSSGAPGPPGPYSFAHYDCIQNTLTTNLSGRLPGPQDRSFVRATALLHSHFSHTYSAQEAIIRSAGAAVYGTRSAAQETFFLQHAATARNSGIPNPLDSAFALPNKARHRLLKHGVNLL; encoded by the exons ATGAGGGAGCAGTTCCTCTGG GCCCTGAGCAGTTCTGTGGATGTCCCTGACGTTAGCATCTGCGAGTTTCTGGATCAGCTGATTAGCCTCTTCTGCTTCTACAATGGCCCTGTTCGCCAGAGCTACCAG CTCCACAGTCGGGCCGATCTGTCAGCACATTGGGCCAAGTACCTCTCCCACCTGCAGGGCGGCTCCACCGAGCTCCATCACATTTTCAGCTGCCTGCAGACCATTGATGCCACAAAA ATTGAtcccctgctgctgctgaaagcAGCTCTGATTCTGCAGGCGTGCCAGCGGTGCCCGCTGGTTTTGGCTGGGTGTATACTCTACAGGGGCAG GATTGTGAGCACACAGATGCCACCCAGCTTAACGTTAAAGGTGATGGTTCACGAGACTGAAACGTACAACCAG GAGCACAGGCCCCCAGCTAATGAGAGGAGCACTTTCAGCACTGGAGGCCAGTCAAGCACCATGACCACACCAGTGTTCCTCAACCCTTCTGAAGTCCAGGCATTGCATTGTCCTCCAGTGAACAGGACGTGCAG GTCTCACTGTTCTCCTCAACCTGACCCTCGAGCGCGCAAGTCACGTCTTCTGTCACGTACTCTCTCCGACACTCCGTTCAGCGAACAAGACCTGACTAACTCCAGCCCATCTGCATCATGCCAGACCATGCCCTGCTCTCATCGCTCCTCCCTCTCTGACGAATCCTGCTTCAGCCCCTCCCCAGGGTCGTCCCAGGACAGTGCCCACTTTGCTGCCACCCACCAATCAGAGGACAGCAGTCATGCTGACTCAGAGTCACATGATTATAAGCTTTCCAATGGAATCACACTGTCTGAGGTGAATGGAGATAGCAAGGAAGCTGTTTTTGGTGATAAAGAGGAGACCATGATAAAGACCATAATTGGAAGTGTGGAGGAGGGCAACAGTCTCACCAACGGGCATCACCTTACACTGGAAGATGAGAAGGACCAGAACCATGAAGATCACGAACGACACCTGCACAGACCTGTGAAGGAGGAGAGGCTGGATGTGGGACGGAGGGTGTTGGGAGACAGTCCAGAGAAGATGTggagagaggagaacaggaCCTGCGGAGAGGAGATAGATTCCGAGCTGCTTCCCATGGTTTTGTACGAACACCGTGTTAGAGCACTGGTCCTGGCTCTGCTGGTGGAGCCACAGTTTCCCACTGATCGCACTGCCCCTGAGGAGGTG taTCACAGTAGTCTGGCATCTCTGAACGGACTGGAGGTCCACTTGAGGACCAGCTCTTCCGGAGCGCCGGGTCCTCCAGGGCCCTATAGCTTTGCCCATTATGACTGCATACAGAACACCCTCACca CTAATCTCAGTGGACGATTGCCAGGACCTCAAGATCGCTCATTTGTCAGAGCCACAGCATTGCTCCATTCTCACTTCTCTCACACATACTCGGCACAGGAGGCAATCATcag GAGTGCGGGAGCAGCTGTGTACGGCACCCGCAGTGCTGCCCAAGAGACCTTCTTCCTCCAGCATGCGGCGACCGCGCGGAACTCCGGCATTCCCAACCCCCTGGACAGCGCCTTCGCCCTGCCCAATAAAGCCCGGCACCGACTCCTCAAGCACGGGGTCAACCTGCTCTGA
- the LOC114799680 gene encoding uncharacterized protein LOC114799680 — protein MAAARCVRILLLASVLAGLLRESPCRSLHRPGTGGAGAQRRPRRGGPEGRGSGHCAPLAAPWAESVGPAGDRGLSYRVRVLPGFGESRRRAVFIEQPLFRFVRRVYRCCQAGHRCGGVKGIQGRMSGGKLLFVLSDDVLAKAVTRAEIHLQLSNPLQLNVLPLLSYLELPTRYHLWPGDKVLQLKVDLLFLFQALQQVAGGARGGPSLIDIRRVGGLTRPGATKPQEWDLSLQNTIWGEGDDRATLSPALELGLVLQCSSAGRPTPCESNGLKLMHTPFIALSYR, from the exons ATGGCTGCGGCACGCTGCGTGCGGATTTTACTCCTGGCGTCGGTGCTGGCGGGTCTGCTCAGGGAGTCTCCGTGCCGCTCGCTCCACCGCCCCGGGACCGGAGGGGCCGGCGCGCAACGGCGGCCGCGGAGAGGGGGCCCGGAGGGCCGCGGGTCCGGCCACTGCGCGCCGCTCGCCGCGCCCTGGGCGGAGTCCGTCGGGCCCGCGGGCGACAGGGGCCTGTCGTACCGGGTCCGGGTTCTGCCCGGGTTCGGGGAGAGCCGCCGGCGCGCCGTGTTCATCGAGCAGCCGCTCTTCCGCTTCGTGCGCCGGGTGTACCGCTGCTGTCAGGCGGGTCACCGCTGCGGGGGAGTGAAGGGCATCCAAGGCCGAATGAGTGGAGGTAAGTTATTG TTTGTGCTGAGTGATGACGTTCTGGCCAAGGCCGTAACCAGGGCTGAGATTCATCTCCAGCTCTCCAATCCCCTGCAGCTGAATGTCTTGCCATTGCTGTCTTACCTGGAGCTCCCAACCAG GTACCATTTGTGGCCCGGGGACAAGGTGCTGCAGCTGAAGGTGGACCTGCTCTTCTTGTTTCAGGCTCTGCAGCAAGTGGCGGGTGGTGCGAGGGGTGGGCCCAGTCTGATAGACATTCGCAGGGTGGGGGGTCTGACCCGGCCTGGGGCTACCAAGCCTCAGGAATGGGACCTGTCCCTGCAGAACACCATCTGGGGGGAGGGGGACGACAGAGCGACCCTCTCCCCGGCCCTGGAACTGGGATTGGTCCTTCAGTGCAGCAGTGCTGGCCGGCCGACGCCCTGCGAGAGCAACGGACTGAAGCTGATGCACACGCCCTTCATCGCCCTGTCCTATAGATAG
- the LOC114799120 gene encoding tubulin alpha-8 chain-like, whose amino-acid sequence MPELLQRRECISVHIGQAGVQIGNACWELYCLEHGISQDGTVVGDGKALSDSSFGTFFSETGSGKYVPRSVFIDLEPSVVDEIRSGMYRHLFHPEQLISGKEDAANNYARGHYTIGKEIVDSVLDRLRKMTDQCSGLQGFLIFHSFGGGTGSGFTSLLMERLSVDYGKKSKLEFSVYPAPQVSTAVVEPYNSVLTTNATLEHSDCSFMVDNEAIFDLCTRNLQIERPSYENLNRLIAQVVSSITASLRFDGALNVDLTEFQTNLVPYPRIHFPLVSYCPIISAEKAYHEQLSIPEITNACFEANNQMVKCDPRRGKYMACCLLYRGDVVPKDVNAAIAAIKTRRSITFVDWCPTGFKVGINYQPPVVVPDGNLAKVQRAVCLLSNTTAIAEAWSRLNHKFDLMYAKRAFVHWYVGEGMEEGEFSEAREDMAALEKDYEEVGADSVEHEEEEEEY is encoded by the exons ATGCCAGAACTGCTGCAGCGA AGGGAGTGTATTTCTGTCCACATTGGCCAAGCAGGTGTCCAGATtggcaatgcatgctgggagttgTATTGTTTGGAGCATGGAATCTCTCAAGATGGCACGGTTGTTGGCGATGGCAAAGCCTTGAGTGATTCTTCCTTTGGCACCTTCTTCAGTGAAACTGGCAGTGGAAAATACGTCCCCAGATCAGTGTTCATAGACCTGGAGCCGTCTGTTGTAG ATGAGATAAGGAGTGGGATGTACCGTCATCTATTCCACCCTGAGCAGCTCATCAGTGGCAAAGAGGATGCAGCCAATAACTACGCTCGTGGCCATTACACCATTGGGAAGGAGATTGTGGACTCTGTCTTAGACCGGCTTCGCAAAATG ACTGACCAGTGCAGTGGTCTACAAGGGTTTCTCATCTTCCACAGTTTTGGTGGAGGAACCGGTTCTGGGTTCACATCTTTGCTGATGGAGCGGCTCTCCGTGGACTACGGGAAGAAGTCGAAGCTGGAGTTTTCAGTCTACCCTGCCCCTCAGGTGTCCACGGCAGTTGTGGAGCCCTACAACTCAGTCCTCACCACAAATGCTACCCTGGAGCACTCTGACTGCTCCTTCATGGTGGACAATGAGGCCATTTTTGACCTCTGCACACGCAACCTTCAAATTGAGCGCCCATCTTATGAGAACTTGAATCGCCTCATCGCTCAGGTGGTGTCCTCAATCACCGCCTCCTTACGCTTCGATGGCGCCCTTAATGTCGATCTCACAGAGTTCCAGACGAACTTGGTGCCATATCCTCGGATCCACTTCCCTCTTGTGTCTTATTGTCCCATTATCTCCGCCGAGAAGGCCTACCATGAACAGCTGTCCATTCCTGAGATCACCAATGCCTGCTTTGAAGCAAACAACCAGATGGTGAAGTGCGACCCAAGACGCGGCAAGTACATGGCCTGTTGCCTCCTCTATAGAGGGGACGTGGTGCCCAAGGACGTCAATGCGGCCATTGCTGCAATCAAAACCCGTCGGTCCATAacgtttgtggactggtgtccGACCGGCTTCAAAGTTGGCATCAACTACCAGCCCCCGGTGGTGGTGCCTGATGGGAATCTGGCAAAGGTCCAGCGGGCCGTGTGTCTGCTCAGCAACACCACCGCCATCGCGGAGGCCTGGAGCCGCCTCAACCACAAGTTCGACCTGATGTACGCGAAGCGGGCCTTTGTGCACTGGTATGTGGGAGAGGGCATGGAGGAAGGGGAGTTCAGCGAGGCCAGAGAAGACATGGCAGCCCTGGAAAAGGACTATGAGGAGGTTGGGGCAGATTCGGTTGAgcatgaggaggaagaggaggaataTTGA
- the LOC114799119 gene encoding tripartite motif-containing protein 16-like, with translation MAEAPSKDQDLFTCSVCLDLLKDPVALPCGHNYCMSCIKSCWDEEDQKGVYSCPQCRHTFTPRPVLFKNPLIAELVENMKKMRLQAAPPALCYAGPGDVECDVCTGRKVKAVKSCLVCLVSYCETHFKVHNEVNPGGKHTVTDATGRLQEKICSQHHKLLEVFCCSDQKCVCLMCLVDEHSGHKTVAAAAERSEKQKQLVETQKESQQKLQEREKKVQELRETVETLKRSAQAAVEDSEKILTQMIHSIEKMRSEVCKMIRDQEKAELSLAEGHLELLEQEIIDLRRRDAELEQLSHTEDHINFLQSFPSLCAPPGSKDLPNITVNQSFSCQAVVKSVSALKDKLEVFCKQEVKKISAAEKYIKIEFAEPLTRSDFLKYSCQLTLDLNTVNKYLRLTEENRRVTWSVVVQSYPDHPDRFDKFYQVLGREGVSGRCYWEVEWSGWVDVSVSYKGVSRKGRGDNCRFGCNDQSWSLFCSTSGFSFWHNNKETKLPRVSSSSRIGVYVDHRAGTLSLYSVSHTMTLLYRVQTIFTQPLYPGFYVRFGSSLKLL, from the exons ATGGCTGAAGCTCCTTCTAAAGATCAGGATCTGTTCACTTGttcagtctgtctggatctACTGAAGGATCCGGTGGCTCTTCCCTGTGGACATAATTACTGTATGAGCTGCATTAAGAGCTGCTGGGACGAGGAAGACCAGAAGGGCGTCTACAGCTGTCCACAGTGcagacacaccttcacaccaaGACCTGTTCTCTTCAAAAACCCTCTTATTGCTGAACtggtggagaacatgaagaagatGAGACTCCAAgctgctcctcctgctctctgttACGCTGGACCTGGAGATGTGGAGTGTGACGTCTGCACTGGGAGAAAAGTCAAAGCTGTCAAGTCCTGCCTGGTGTGTCTGGTCTCTTACTGTGAGACTCACTTCAAAGTTCATAATGAAGTAAAtccaggaggaaaacacacGGTGACTGACGCTACTGGACGACTGCAGGAGAAGATCTGCTCTCAGCATCACAAGCTGCTGGAGGTCTTTTGTTGCTCTGATCAGAAATGCGTTTGTCTGATGTGTTTGGTGGATGAACACAGTGGACATAagacagtagcagcagcagcagaaaggagTGAGAAACAG aagcagttggtggagacCCAGAAGGAATCCCAGCAGAaactccaggagagagagaagaaagtacAGGAGCTGAGAGAGACTGTAGAGACTCTCAAG CGCTCTGCTCAGGCAGCAGTGGAGGACAGTGAGAAGATCTTGACTCAGATGATCCACTCCATTGAGAAGATGCGCTCTGAGGTGTGTAAGATGATCAGAGATCAGGAGAAGGCTGAACTGAGTCTGGCTGAAGGAcacctggagctgctggagcaggagatcattgatctgaggaggagagacgctgagctggagcagctctcacacacagaagatCACATCAATTTCCTCCAG aGTTTCCCGTCTCTCTGTGCTCCTCCTGGATCTAAAGATCTCCCCAACATCACTGTCAACCAGAGCTTCTCTTGTCAGGCTGTAGTAAAATCTGTCTCTGCACTGAAAGACAAACTGGAAGTTTTCTGCAAGCAGGAAGTGAAGAAGATATCAGCAGCAG aaaaatacatcaaaatagAATTTGCTGAACCTTTGACCAGATCTGATTTCTTAAAAT ATTCCTGCCAGTTGACTCTGGATCTaaacacagtaaataaatatcTCCGTCTGACTGAGGAGAACAGAAGAGTGACATGGAGTGTCGTGGTCCAGTCATATCCTGATCATCCAGACAGATTTGATAAGTTCTATCAGGTTCTGGGTAGAGAGGGTGTGTCTGGACGCTGTTACTGggaggtggagtggagtggGTGGGTTGATGTATCAGTTTCATATAAAGGAGTCAGCAGGAAAGGACGGGGTGATAATTGTCGGTTTGGATGTAATGATCAGTCCTGGAGTTTGTTCTGTTCTACATCCGGCTTCTCTTTCTGGCACAATAATAAAGAGACTAAACTCCCTCGagtctccagctcctccagaatAGGAGTGTATGTGGATCACAGGGCAGGAACTCTGTCCCTCTACAGCGTCTCTCACACCATGACCCTCCTGTACAGAGTCCAGACCATCTTCACTCAGCCCCTCTATCCTGGGTTTTATGTTCGTTTTGGATCATCATTGAAACTGCTGTGA